A section of the Dehalobacter sp. DCM genome encodes:
- a CDS encoding TnsA endonuclease N-terminal domain-containing protein: protein MNETKYKRWIDEGRGQGVGKDYKPWLTVRDVSSLGREHQIRGYKCQRTHHFLSDNERNYFFIAEYSDYIIDIREQYPLPLEETLLIAEELGINHPKDNKTKHAFVLTTDMLLTGKKGNKLKYFARTIKPKDDLLNPRQLEKFELERQFWERKGVDWGIVTEHQINKTLADNISMIYDYHNVEDLALFEDFSLERVERFVNELFEGLYKHTQPLIIRDITEKFDDRLGLISGSGISIYYHLLKTKAVFTDLSQEKINLDKPLSLMFNKVQLKEAVV from the coding sequence ATGAACGAAACAAAGTATAAAAGATGGATCGATGAAGGTAGAGGCCAAGGAGTGGGAAAAGACTATAAACCATGGTTAACAGTTAGAGATGTATCTTCACTTGGAAGAGAACATCAAATTCGTGGATATAAATGTCAAAGAACTCATCATTTTCTTTCAGATAATGAAAGAAATTATTTCTTTATTGCGGAATACTCTGATTATATTATTGATATCCGTGAACAATATCCCCTTCCCCTTGAAGAAACTTTACTAATTGCAGAGGAATTAGGAATTAATCATCCAAAAGACAACAAGACAAAGCACGCTTTCGTCTTAACTACGGATATGCTATTAACCGGCAAAAAAGGTAATAAACTTAAGTATTTTGCTCGGACTATTAAACCCAAGGATGACTTATTGAATCCTCGTCAGTTAGAAAAATTTGAACTAGAAAGACAATTTTGGGAACGAAAAGGGGTTGACTGGGGTATAGTAACAGAACATCAGATAAATAAAACATTAGCTGACAATATCTCAATGATATACGATTATCACAATGTAGAAGATTTAGCCCTCTTTGAAGATTTCTCCCTCGAAAGAGTTGAGAGATTTGTAAATGAATTATTTGAGGGATTATATAAACATACACAGCCATTAATTATTCGAGATATTACTGAGAAGTTTGATGACCGATTAGGGTTAATATCTGGTTCAGGTATTTCAATATATTATCATTTATTAAAAACAAAAGCTGTATTTACTGATTTATCTCAGGAGAAAATCAATTTAGATAAACCATTATCCTTAATGTTCAACAAAGTTCAACTTAAAGAGGCGGTAGTGTGA